A stretch of Rhododendron vialii isolate Sample 1 chromosome 4a, ASM3025357v1 DNA encodes these proteins:
- the LOC131322915 gene encoding F-box protein At3g07870-like, whose translation MEILSKLPMTTICNCRCVCSYFRNLISDPQFAQLHLSKSQPSLLLRSYYMRESSLCLVESIDPCVVDSGINGDIRVPDKALLKFKPNCDLPIKGLEVLSSCNGIICLYKPRSYDPYVICNPVVDEYVIVPQVEKGSICGSGFGFSSGTNRYKVLRFLSLSVGFGSPGLIKLEAEINTVGTNLWRGVGDARLYLHLYSGGCFLNGALHWIVHDTENCFESMCCFNFGKERFQPFPGPSQFHGLPGQLRVDTMNMGVLKDGLSVSHHTASDMLEIWVMKDYAVQDSWTKDFVIEIPFLDIYPGLLYQPLMVLNNGEIFMVFDSVLFSCNMRDRSIRKVRVGRISSVIIGATTYIPSFISLRKAATDREIPLS comes from the coding sequence ATGGAGATTCTGAGCAAACTGCCCATGACGACAATCTGCAATTGCAGGTGCGTATGTTCATATTTCCGCAACTTGATCTCAGACCCTCAATTTGCTCAACTACACCTCTCCAAATCACAGCCCTCCCTCTTGCTTCGTTCCTACTATATGAGGGAATCTTCCCTGTGCTTAGTAGAATCAATTGATCCCTGCGTTGTGGATAGTGGCATAAATGGCGATATTCGTGTACCCGATAAAGCCCTTTTGAAGTTCAAGCCTAATTGTGATTTACCCATTAAGGGATTAGAGGTTTTGAGTTCTTGCAATGGCATAATTTGCCTCTACAAGCCTAGGAGTTATGACCCATATGTTATATGCAATCCCGTTGTTGACGAGTATGTGATTGTGCCCCAAGTAGAAAAGGGTTCTATATGCGGTTCTGGGTTTGGATTCAGCTCAGGGACTAATCGATACAAAGTGTTGCGGTTCTTATCTTTGAGTGTAGGGTTTGGGTCACCGGGACTAATCAAGTTGGAGGCTGAAATCAACACCGTAGGGACTAATTTGTGGAGGGGAGTTGGAGATGCTCGGCTTTATCTGCATTTGTATTCTGGCGGTTGCTTTTTGAACGGGGCTCTTCATTGGATTGTCCACGACACCGAAAATTGTTTCGAATCGATGTGTTGTTTCAACTTTGGGAAGGAGCGATTCCAGCCATTTCCGGGGCCATCTCAATTTCATGGACTTCCTGGACAGCTTCGGGTGGATACAATGAATATGGGGGTGTTGAAGGATGGTCTGTCAGTATCTCATCATACTGCTAGTGATATGCTTGAAATATGGGTGATGAAGGATTATGCGGTGCAGGACTCTTGGACAAAAGATTTTGTCATTGAAATCCCATTTTTAGATATTTACCCTGGCCTTCTTTATCAACCGTTAATGGTTCTGAACAACGGGGAAATCTTCATGGTATTTGACTCCGTTCTGTTTTCTTGTAATATGAGGGACAGAAGTATCAGAAAGGTCAGGGTCGGTAGAATTTCATCCGTCATCATTGGAGCAACGACATACATTCCAAGCTTTATTTCACTAAGGAAAGCTGCCACAGACAGGGAGATACCCTTAAGTTAA
- the LOC131322916 gene encoding F-box protein CPR1-like isoform X3, translating into MEKVFFDQCGSGYGFCSRTNQYKVLRLLSPSIGFGVPGLIKLEAKINTVGTNLWRRVGDAPSYLHWCSGGCFLNGSLHWIVHDTENCFESMCCFDFGKERFQPFPGASQFRGLPGQLRMEMMKMGVLKNGLSVFHHPNCYMLDIWVMKDYAVRESWTKDFVIKLPRVATYFGYIYQPLMVLNNGVILMVYALSVLLSCNTMDKNSFRKFMVNGISSFTRAMTYIPSFVSIMNAARGRYSYELE; encoded by the exons ATGGAAAAGGTTTTTTTTGACCAATGCGGTTCTGGGTATGGATTTTGCTCAAGGACTAATCAATACAAAGTGTTGCGTTTGTTATCTCCGAGTATAGGGTTCGGGGTGCCGGGATTAATCAAGTTGGAGGCTAAAATCAACACTGTGGGGACTAATTTGTGGAGGAGAGTTGGAGATGCTCCGAGCTATCTGCATTGGTGTTCTGGTGGTTGCTTTTTAAATGGGTCTCTTCATTGGATTGTCCACGACACTGAAAATTGTTTTGAATCGATGTGTTGTTTTGACTTTGGGAAGGAGAGATTCCAGCCATTTCCGGGGGCATCTCAATTTCGTGGACTTCCTGGACAACTTCGGATGGAAATGATGAAAATGGGAGTGTTGAAGAATGGTCTGTCAGTATTTCATCATCCTAATTGTTATATGCTTGATATATGGGTGATGAAGGATTATGCAGTGCGGGAGTCTTGGACTAAAGATTTTGTCATTAAACTCCCGAGGGTAGCAACTTACTTTGGCTATATTTATCAACCGTTAATGGTTTTGAACAACGGGGTAATCTTGATGGTATATGCTTTATCTGTCCTGCTTTCTTGTAATACGATGGACAAAAACAGTTTCAGAAAGTTCATGGTCAATGGGATTTCATCCTTCACTAGAGCAATGACGTACATTCCAAGCTTTGTTTCAATAATGAATGCTGCCAGAGGGAGATACTCTTACG AACTTGAATGA
- the LOC131322916 gene encoding F-box protein At3g07870-like isoform X1, protein MEKVFFDQCGSGYGFCSRTNQYKVLRLLSPSIGFGVPGLIKLEAKINTVGTNLWRRVGDAPSYLHWCSGGCFLNGSLHWIVHDTENCFESMCCFDFGKERFQPFPGASQFRGLPGQLRMEMMKMGVLKNGLSVFHHPNCYMLDIWVMKDYAVRESWTKDFVIKLPRVATYFGYIYQPLMVLNNGVILMVYALSVLLSCNTMDKNSFRKFMVNGISSFTRAMTYIPSFVSIMNAARGRYSYAFYYYGRIEDGHLIYKLCDVPWSFYAELQNLNEWSISTKRSWTVTGKEAMFCICWLRRWQRLGIFHNSYAFGLEANDSFLRVEESNYQSFESSLNRLKQENFYKCIRCFLNLVSMTFPHQTEYNVE, encoded by the exons ATGGAAAAGGTTTTTTTTGACCAATGCGGTTCTGGGTATGGATTTTGCTCAAGGACTAATCAATACAAAGTGTTGCGTTTGTTATCTCCGAGTATAGGGTTCGGGGTGCCGGGATTAATCAAGTTGGAGGCTAAAATCAACACTGTGGGGACTAATTTGTGGAGGAGAGTTGGAGATGCTCCGAGCTATCTGCATTGGTGTTCTGGTGGTTGCTTTTTAAATGGGTCTCTTCATTGGATTGTCCACGACACTGAAAATTGTTTTGAATCGATGTGTTGTTTTGACTTTGGGAAGGAGAGATTCCAGCCATTTCCGGGGGCATCTCAATTTCGTGGACTTCCTGGACAACTTCGGATGGAAATGATGAAAATGGGAGTGTTGAAGAATGGTCTGTCAGTATTTCATCATCCTAATTGTTATATGCTTGATATATGGGTGATGAAGGATTATGCAGTGCGGGAGTCTTGGACTAAAGATTTTGTCATTAAACTCCCGAGGGTAGCAACTTACTTTGGCTATATTTATCAACCGTTAATGGTTTTGAACAACGGGGTAATCTTGATGGTATATGCTTTATCTGTCCTGCTTTCTTGTAATACGATGGACAAAAACAGTTTCAGAAAGTTCATGGTCAATGGGATTTCATCCTTCACTAGAGCAATGACGTACATTCCAAGCTTTGTTTCAATAATGAATGCTGCCAGAGGGAGATACTCTTACG CATTTTACTACTATGGTAGAATTGAAGACGGGCATTTGATTTACAAGCTTTGTGATGTTCCTTGGTCGTTTTACGCTGAGTTGCAGAACTTGAATGAGTGGTCAATATCTACAAAAAGGAGTTGGACAGTGACAGGAAAAGAAGCCATGTTTTGTATATGTTGGTTGAGAAGATGGCAAAGGTTGGGCATATTTCATAATTCATACGCATTTGGGTTGGAAGCCAATGATTCATTCTTACGAGTTGAGGAAAGTAACTATCAGTCGTTTGAGTCATCTCTAAATCGACTCAAGCAAGAGAATTTTTACAAATGCATTCGTTGTTTCCTTAATTTGGTATCCATGACGTTTCCTCACCAAACTGAATACAATGTTGAATGA
- the LOC131322916 gene encoding F-box protein CPR1-like isoform X2 translates to MEKVFFDQCGSGYGFCSRTNQYKVLRLLSPSIGFGVPGLIKLEAKINTVGTNLWRRVGDAPSYLHWCSGGCFLNGSLHWIVHDTENCFESMCCFDFGKERFQPFPGASQFRGLPGQLRMEMMKMGVLKNGLSVFHHPNCYMLDIWVMKDYAVRESWTKDFVIKLPRVATYFGYIYQPLMVLNNGVILMVYALSVLLSCNTMDKNSFRKFMVNGISSFTRAMTYIPSFVSIMNAARGRYSYEELS, encoded by the coding sequence ATGGAAAAGGTTTTTTTTGACCAATGCGGTTCTGGGTATGGATTTTGCTCAAGGACTAATCAATACAAAGTGTTGCGTTTGTTATCTCCGAGTATAGGGTTCGGGGTGCCGGGATTAATCAAGTTGGAGGCTAAAATCAACACTGTGGGGACTAATTTGTGGAGGAGAGTTGGAGATGCTCCGAGCTATCTGCATTGGTGTTCTGGTGGTTGCTTTTTAAATGGGTCTCTTCATTGGATTGTCCACGACACTGAAAATTGTTTTGAATCGATGTGTTGTTTTGACTTTGGGAAGGAGAGATTCCAGCCATTTCCGGGGGCATCTCAATTTCGTGGACTTCCTGGACAACTTCGGATGGAAATGATGAAAATGGGAGTGTTGAAGAATGGTCTGTCAGTATTTCATCATCCTAATTGTTATATGCTTGATATATGGGTGATGAAGGATTATGCAGTGCGGGAGTCTTGGACTAAAGATTTTGTCATTAAACTCCCGAGGGTAGCAACTTACTTTGGCTATATTTATCAACCGTTAATGGTTTTGAACAACGGGGTAATCTTGATGGTATATGCTTTATCTGTCCTGCTTTCTTGTAATACGATGGACAAAAACAGTTTCAGAAAGTTCATGGTCAATGGGATTTCATCCTTCACTAGAGCAATGACGTACATTCCAAGCTTTGTTTCAATAATGAATGCTGCCAGAGGGAGATACTCTTACG